The following proteins are co-located in the Nocardioides piscis genome:
- a CDS encoding ABC transporter ATP-binding protein, with translation MPPVLQLRDVSLSRDGRAVLDRVTLDVGERQVHGVVGPNGAGKTTLLDVACGLVRPDHGDVVRRGEPLPLMRHRDLPRAEIARTLQTLELDERRTVLDNVVLGADHQPRPGVLGALVGRPRSSEDPALRERARVVLDELRIGMHARELPASLPLAVRKRVDLARALVTNPSLLVLDEPAAGLSGPERDELIKLLRSLARRMSVVLVEHHLDVVSRVCDEVTVLDDGRVVAHGPFDVVRDDPAAAAAYFGQAAG, from the coding sequence ATGCCACCCGTCCTGCAGCTCCGCGACGTCAGCCTCAGCCGCGACGGTCGCGCCGTCCTCGACCGTGTCACCCTGGACGTCGGGGAGCGCCAGGTCCACGGGGTCGTCGGACCCAACGGAGCCGGGAAGACCACGCTCCTCGACGTCGCGTGCGGCCTCGTCCGTCCCGACCACGGCGACGTCGTGCGCCGAGGTGAACCCCTGCCCCTGATGCGACACCGCGACCTCCCGCGAGCCGAGATCGCGCGCACCCTCCAGACCCTCGAGCTCGACGAGCGCCGGACCGTGCTCGACAACGTCGTCCTCGGGGCGGACCACCAGCCGCGGCCGGGCGTGCTCGGAGCCCTGGTCGGTCGTCCGCGCAGCAGCGAGGACCCGGCGTTGCGCGAACGCGCTCGCGTGGTGCTCGACGAGCTCCGGATCGGCATGCACGCCCGCGAGCTGCCGGCGAGCCTGCCGCTGGCGGTCCGCAAGCGGGTCGACCTGGCGCGCGCGCTCGTCACCAACCCCAGCCTGCTGGTCCTCGACGAACCGGCCGCCGGCCTCTCCGGCCCTGAACGCGACGAGCTCATCAAGCTGCTGCGGTCGCTGGCCCGGCGGATGTCGGTGGTGCTGGTCGAGCACCATCTCGACGTGGTGAGCCGCGTGTGCGACGAGGTGACGGTCCTCGACGACGGTCGAGTGGTCGCACACGGCCCGTTCGACGTGGTTCGTGACGATCCCGCGGCCGCGGCGGCCTACTTCGGCCAGGCCGCGGGCTGA
- a CDS encoding PucR family transcriptional regulator produces the protein MTQLSRRPTASAQAPGQGSAPGTAVDPLAQAWRLVLPRADEIADVISSRLLAKDLDAYRTLSPHLPEDIRHSCREHIRRGLQNLSGVGADTATAVELWRETGRRRARQGMPLELVLNAYMMGARVLWEALIETATTHGDVPDADLLGAARGVWANLDVQNAVLIEAYHRERARVQRRDQQRLQTVLDGLVDGRGGDPTFADQARTELGVGVGDGVCCVVVLVNAAGSDVLGPVEDRLDRQHLVSHWHVRSGVSYGLVSGSLPGEAALVAMLAPAAVGRVAVAESPSGMAGFGTAFQLALRAAETLPYGDAGAVGVTDRLPEVLLAGDPNVTPLLVAEAFGELLDHPQAETLLSTLRALLAHDRSPTHAAAELYCHRNTVIYRMKQIERLTGRDLADPRDRMLLWLALTARG, from the coding sequence ATGACGCAGCTCTCGAGACGGCCGACCGCGAGCGCGCAGGCGCCGGGTCAGGGCTCAGCGCCCGGCACCGCCGTCGACCCGCTCGCCCAGGCGTGGCGACTGGTGCTGCCGAGGGCCGACGAGATCGCGGACGTCATCTCCTCGCGGTTGCTCGCCAAGGACCTCGACGCCTACCGGACGCTCAGCCCGCACCTGCCCGAGGACATCAGGCACAGCTGCCGTGAGCACATCCGCCGTGGCCTGCAGAACCTCTCGGGCGTCGGCGCGGACACCGCGACCGCCGTGGAGCTGTGGCGAGAGACAGGACGACGCCGGGCGCGGCAGGGTATGCCCCTCGAGCTGGTCCTCAACGCCTACATGATGGGCGCGCGGGTGCTGTGGGAGGCGCTGATCGAGACCGCCACGACCCACGGTGACGTGCCCGATGCCGACCTGCTGGGCGCCGCGCGCGGCGTCTGGGCCAACCTCGACGTCCAGAACGCCGTGCTGATCGAGGCCTATCACCGCGAACGGGCGCGGGTGCAGCGCCGCGACCAGCAGCGGCTCCAGACGGTGCTGGACGGGCTGGTCGACGGCCGCGGCGGTGACCCGACCTTTGCCGACCAGGCCAGGACGGAGCTCGGGGTGGGGGTCGGCGACGGCGTGTGCTGCGTCGTGGTGCTCGTGAACGCCGCCGGGTCGGACGTGCTCGGGCCCGTCGAGGACCGACTCGACCGCCAGCACCTGGTCTCCCACTGGCACGTCCGCTCAGGGGTGTCCTACGGCCTGGTGTCCGGCTCCCTGCCGGGTGAGGCGGCGCTGGTCGCGATGCTGGCGCCGGCGGCCGTGGGGCGCGTGGCTGTCGCGGAGAGCCCGAGTGGCATGGCCGGGTTCGGCACGGCGTTCCAGCTCGCGCTCAGGGCCGCCGAGACGCTGCCGTACGGCGACGCCGGAGCCGTCGGGGTGACGGACCGGCTGCCCGAGGTGCTGCTCGCCGGCGACCCGAACGTGACGCCGTTGCTCGTCGCCGAGGCGTTCGGCGAGCTGCTCGACCACCCACAGGCCGAGACGTTGCTCTCGACCCTGCGCGCGCTGCTGGCCCATGACCGTTCACCGACCCACGCCGCCGCCGAGCTCTACTGCCACCGCAACACAGTGATCTATCGGATGAAGCAGATCGAGCGCCTCACCGGCCGTGACCTGGCTGATCCCCGTGACCGCATGCTGTTGTGGCTCGCCCTCACAGCACGCGGCTGA
- a CDS encoding acyl-CoA dehydrogenase family protein: MDFSYDDEQKALRDAVRGLTTKAYGEFEKRRRVTAAAPGFDEDLWGRLAEMGVLGLPFSEDDGGVGAGPVEMGIVAQELGRVLAPEPFLASVVHAGGLVAAVGTPDQRSDLLGRLAAGEIVLAVAQGATAELADDAWTLSGVADPVVHGARADHLVVAATLPRGGTGLFVVAGDAATRVDYPTFDGGRAARIELDCTSAVALGEPGLDQTAAIDAVRDLTRIIAANQALGVMQSQVAATTGYLKSRKQFGVTLNTFQALTFRAADMYVSLELTHSLVDWATMVAAAGDAAATTQAADRVGLQVGRAGQHVGQEAIQLHGGIAMTAEYAVGVGTAHLAALGQWLGGTHHHLTRLGGRVRDHGEVEALT, encoded by the coding sequence ATGGACTTCAGCTACGACGACGAGCAGAAGGCGCTGCGCGATGCCGTGCGCGGCCTCACGACCAAGGCCTACGGCGAGTTCGAGAAGCGGCGCCGAGTGACGGCTGCGGCACCCGGGTTCGACGAGGACCTCTGGGGCAGGCTGGCCGAGATGGGCGTCCTGGGACTGCCGTTCAGCGAGGACGACGGTGGTGTCGGCGCCGGACCGGTGGAGATGGGCATCGTCGCCCAGGAGCTGGGGCGGGTGCTCGCGCCCGAGCCGTTCCTGGCCTCGGTGGTCCACGCCGGCGGGCTGGTCGCAGCCGTCGGCACGCCCGACCAGCGCAGCGACCTGCTGGGTCGGCTCGCTGCCGGTGAGATCGTGCTGGCCGTCGCGCAGGGCGCAACCGCCGAGCTGGCCGATGACGCGTGGACGCTGAGCGGGGTCGCCGACCCGGTGGTCCACGGTGCCCGCGCCGACCACCTCGTGGTGGCAGCGACACTGCCCCGGGGCGGCACCGGGCTCTTCGTCGTCGCCGGCGACGCCGCGACGCGGGTCGACTACCCGACCTTCGACGGCGGCCGGGCCGCCCGCATCGAGCTCGACTGCACCAGCGCCGTGGCGCTGGGCGAGCCGGGTCTCGACCAGACGGCCGCCATCGACGCAGTCCGCGACCTCACCCGCATCATCGCCGCCAACCAGGCCCTCGGCGTCATGCAGTCGCAGGTGGCGGCGACGACCGGCTATCTGAAGAGCCGCAAGCAGTTCGGGGTCACCCTCAACACCTTCCAGGCGCTCACGTTCCGCGCCGCCGACATGTATGTCTCGCTCGAGCTCACCCACAGCCTGGTCGACTGGGCGACGATGGTCGCGGCGGCCGGGGATGCTGCAGCGACCACCCAGGCAGCCGATCGCGTCGGCCTCCAGGTGGGTCGCGCCGGCCAGCACGTCGGGCAGGAAGCCATCCAGCTGCACGGTGGCATCGCGATGACCGCCGAATACGCGGTGGGCGTCGGCACGGCCCACCTCGCCGCGCTCGGCCAGTGGCTCGGTGGCACCCACCACCACCTCACCAGGCTCGGAGGCCGTGTCCGCGACCACGGTGAGGTCGAGGCGCTCACCTGA